CGCCGGGCTTTGTCGACTCCCACGTCCATGTCACGGAGACCGGCCTGGCCCTTGATTCGGTGGACCTCTCGGGTGCCCGGTCCGTGGCCCAGGCGCTGGACCTGGTGGCCGCTGCGGCCGCCCGGGGCGCGGGCATATTGCTCGGCCACGGCTGGGACGACTCTGCCTGGGCCGAGCAGCGCCCGTTGACGGCCGCCGAGCTCGACCGCGCCACCGGCGGTCGGGAGGTCTATCTGGCGCGCGTGGACGTCCACTCGGGCGTTGTGTCCGGTGCCCTGGCCCGGCGCTGCGGACTGGCGCGGCTTTCCGGTTGGGACGGCAGCGGGCTGGTGACGGGGGATGCCCACGCGGCCGTCCGGGATGCCACGCGCCTGCTGGACGACGCCGCCCGCCGGCATGCACAGGAACGTGCCCTGCACTACGCCGCGGCCAACGGCTACGTTGCCCTCGCGGAGATGGCTGCCCCGCATGTGGGCTCGCCCGCCGACCTCGCCGCACTGGCTGCGCTGACCGCCGGCGACGCGCCGGTGGCCCTGCCGCAGGTCCTGCCGTACTGGGGGCAGGCGGTCTCCAGCGTGGAACAGGCACGGGAACTGCTGGCATCGCTGGGCACGCCGGTGCTGGGGCTGGCCGGCGACCTGAACATTGACGGTTCGCTCGGATCGCATTCGGCACTCCTGCGCGAACCCTACGCGGACCTTCCTGCCGGTGCGCCGGGCAACCGGGGCCGGGCGCACCTTGATGTCCAACAGGTCACCGACCACCTTGCGGCCGTGTCCGAGCTGGGCGTGTCCGGAGGGTTCCACATCATTGGCGACGGCGCCATGGACATTGCCTGCGAAGGTTTGGTGAAGGCCGCGGAGCGGGTCGGCCTGGACAAGGTGCGGGCGGCCGGCCACCGCTTTGAACACGCCGAAATGGTCGACGCCGGCGCCATGGACGTGCTGGCGCGCCACGCCGTGACCGTGTCCGTCCAGCCCGTCTTCGATGCATTGTGGGGCGGGGGGGATGGCATGTATGCGGGCCGGCTGGGTGCGCGGCGCGCGGCCGCCCTCAACCCGGTGGCGACGTTCTACGCGGCCGGGGTCCCGGTCTGCTTCGGTTCGGATGCCCCCGTGACCCCGCTGAACCCCTGGGCAAGCGTGCGCGCGGCGCTGAACCACCACCAGCCGGACCAGCGGATTTCTGCCCGGGCCGCCTTCATCGGCCACACGCGCGCCGGCTGGCGGGCCGCCCGCGGGTCCAACCCCATGCTGGGCCAGCTGGCTCCCGGCGCGCCCGCCAGCTTTGCGGTCTGGGAGATCGACCAGCTCATGGTCCAGGTCGCGGATGAGCGGGTGCAGTCCTGGTCCACCGATCCGCGCGCCGGAACGCCGTTGCTGCCGGCCTTGGACACGGAAAACGACCCCCGCTGCCTGCAAACGGTCCACCGTGGCCGTGAACTCTACGCGGCGCCGGATTTCCACTAGTTTTCGCCACGGCCGGCAGGACGGCAACACGCCGTGGCGGCCCGATTTTCCCGGGATCCGGCTCGCCGCGCTGACCTGCAGCGACGCGCATCCGTGCAGGTCAGGGCGGTGTTGACAGCCGCCGCGGCGGGAATTAGCTTTTATTGAAGTGGACAGCCCCACACGGGGGTCCCAGCCGGAACCGGCCTTGGCCAGCCTTGTTGGCAGTGCACGTTTCCGGCGCTTGGGAGATAAGTTCACGCGCCAGTAGAAAACAAACCGGACCGTCGGCCACCCGCCGCCGCCCAGCTTGGCCCGAAGGCGCGTGGACTTGTCTCTTTTTGCGTCCGCCCGGGCCCCCGGCCTGGGCCGGCCTCCACGCAACCTATAATGGGGACTTGGCGCCACGCGCCACCGGCACCCGCGCGCCGTCGTGCACCGCGTCTGCGTACACAGTTGCGGTAGCGGGCGGCTGGCGGCGCCATCCTTGTTTTCCCTCCACTTTTTCTTTACGGAAAGGCACCTGTGTTGCGTGTCCTGACAATCATCCCCACGTACAACGAGCTGGAGTCGCTGCCCAAGACGCTCTCGCGGCTGCGCGCGGCAGCGCCCCATGTGGATGTGCTGATTGCCGACGACAACAGCCCGGACGGCACGGGTGGCATTGCCGATGACTTCGCCGCCGCCGACCCGCAGGTGCATGTGCTGCACCGGGCCGGCAAGGCGGGCCTCGGGGCCGCCTATTTGGCAGGGTTCGCCTGGGGGCTGGAAGCAGGCTACGACGTCCTGGTCGAAATGGACGCCGACGGCTCCCACCAGCCCGAACAGCTGCCCCTGCTGCTGGAGGCCGTCGACCAGGGCGCCGATCTCGTCTTGGGCTCGCGCTGGATTCCCGGCGGGAAGGTGGTCAACTGGCCGCTGCACCGCAAGCTGATCTCCACCTGCGGCAGCCTGTACTCACGGATTCTCCTCGGCATCTCCGTGCGGGACATCACCGGCGGCTACCGGGCCTTTCGCCGAACCACCCTGGAAGCCCTCGACCTGGCCGCCGTCGACTCGGTGGGCTATGGCTTCCAGGTGGACATGCTGTGGCGCGTGTGCCAAAAGGGCATGAAGGTGGTGGAAGTACCCATTACGTTTGTCGAAAGGGAATTTGGCGCGTCCAAGATGAGCGGCAACATTGTCCAGGAGGCCATGTTCAACGTCACGAAGTGGGGACTGACGGCGCGCTGGAACAAACTGACCGCGCGGAACAAGTAGCCCGCCCACACACAAACTGACCCGCAGTAGTTGTCGAAAAAACGCGATTTCGCGCCGTTTTACGACAACTACTGCGGGTCAGTTGGGCTGACGGGAGCCTAGACCTTCTCGCCGCGCTTTTCGCGCAGGATTGCCAGACGGTCAGCCAGAATGGTCTCCAGCTCGGGAAGCGAGCGGCGCTCCAGCAGCATGTCCCAGTGCGTACGCACGGGCTTGTCGTTGGACGTGTCGGGAGCCTCGCCGTTGACCAGCAGGGCCTCCTTGCCCGTCTTGGAAACCCACACCGCCGGGATCTCCGCCTCGGAGGAGAAGGTTACAAACACCTGCTCGCCGTCCGCGCAGCGGTATTCCACGCGTTGCCGCGGTGCCGGCTCCACGCCGGATTCGGTCTCCATGCTCTGTGCGCCCAGGCGCATGCCGCGCAAGCTACGATCGCTCATGACTTCTCCCTCATGTTGTTGCCGGTTCACCAGCCGAACCGGCGGCCTGGCCGTGCTGCTCCCGTAAGGGGTCGGCACAGCCATCGTTCTGATTTGTTCAACGCATTGCCGGGCGCGGATGTTCCGCGGTTCCGTGCATGACGTGAAATATGTGGCCGGGCAATACGCCGCACGGCCAAACACCCATTATACGTGCTTGGCCGTTCGGTCCACACAGGCAGTCCCGGTTCACCGGCGCCCCGTGCGGTGCTTCTTCGGTGTTGCCTACGGCAGGGCATCCCGGGTGACGTCGGCGGCGTCGTCCGTGTCCGCGACGGTGGTGCCGAGCACGTTGCCGATGCCCTTCAAGGCCTCGCCCACCTCGCTGGGAATGATCCACAGCTTGTTCGAGGAACCTGAGGCAATCTTGGGCAAGGTCTGCAGGTACTGGTAGGCCAACAGCTTCTGCGTGGGGTTGCCTTTGTGGATGGCGTCGAAGACCTTCTGGATGGCCTGCGACTCACCGTCGGCGCGAAGAATGGCCGCCTTGGCGTCACCCTCGGCCTTCAGGATGGAGGACTGGCGCTCACCTTCAGCAGTCAAAATGGCCGACTGCTTGGTGCCCTCGGCCGTCAGGATAGCGGCGCGGCGGTCACGTTCTGCGCGCATCTGCTTCTCCATGGAGTCCTGGATGGACAGGGGCGGGTCAATGGCCTTGAGCTCAACGCGGCTGACACGGATGCCCCAGCGCCCGGTTGCTTCATCGAGCACGCCGCGCAGCTGGCCGTTGATCTGGTCACGGGAGGTCAGCGCTTCTTCAAGGTTCAGCCCGCCCACCACGTTACGCAGCGTGGTGGTGGTCAGCTGTTCCACGGCCTGGATGTAGTTGGCGATTTCGTAGGTGGCTGCCCGGGGGTCGGTCACCTGGAAGTAGACCACGGTGTCGATGGAAACCACCAGGTTGTCCTCGGTGATGACCGGTTGCGGCGGAAACGAAACCACCTGTTCGCGCAGGTCCAGCAGCGGCAGCAGCCGGTCAACAAACGGAATCAACACCGTCAGGCCGGGATTGAGCGTCCGCTGGTACTTTCCCAGCCGTTCCACGACCCCGGCACGGGCCTGCGGGATGATCCGCACGGACCGGACAAGGACAATAACGACGAATATCAGCAGGACAATAACAACGAAAAGCCACACTACTGCTCCGGCTCCACCTGGCATGAAATCCCCTCTTTTCTGTGTGAAGAATGCGTATGTCCGGTGCCTGATGGCACAGGTGAGTTAAGGGCCTGGCGGCTTCGGCTGAAGGGCGCTAGGCGGTGGTGGCGGCCGTTCCCGGCGACTTGTGCACGTTGGGGAAGCTGACGATCGCCGTCGCGCCGTCGATGGCGGATACCTCCACAGCGGCCCCCGCCGGCACGTCCGCACCGCCACGGGTGCGCGCCGTCCAGACATCCCCGCCGATCTTCACCAGTCCGCTGTTCTCGCTGACTGCCTCCAGGACCACAGCGTGGTGCCCGATCAGACGCTCGACGTTGGAGAGCGAGTCGGCCGGCCCGCGACGCAGGTGCGCCAGCGCCAACGGCCTGATGAGCACCGTTGTTGCCAATGCCACGACGCAGAAGATGACGATCTGCAGCCACAGCTCGGCATGGAACAGGAAGGCGACGAGGGCAGCCAGGGCGCCGACTGACATCAAGATGAAGTACAGGTTCAGCGTGAGCATTTCAGCGACTGCAAGCAGCAGGAAAACTGTCAGCCAGATGATCCAGCCGAAGTCATTGATCCATTCGAGCATTGAGTCCCCCTTTGTGACTTAACGTACAATTCAGCCTACTACGTATGGCTTGGAATATCCTGCTCAAATCACGGCCTGCAGCGGCATCCGCAGCGGGTCCGGCCCCACACTGGAGCTGATGCGGCCAAGGACCTTCACGGCGTCGCGCAACTGCTCGACGTCGTGGCCAAAGGGCAGGCGCAGAAACCGTTCAAAGGCGCCGTCCAAACCAAAACGCGGGCCGGGCACCAGGCCAAGGCCCTCACTGCGTGCGGCGAGTGCGAGCGCGGACGTGGACATGGTTCCGGTGTTGATCCACAGGGACAGGCCGCCGTCGGGCACGGCGACGTCCCATTCCGGCAGCTGTTCCCCCAACAGCTGGACCAGCATGTCCCGCCGCAGCTTCAGGTCCCGGCTCCTGCTGGCGGCCAGCACCGGGAGCTCGCGGACCAGGGACGTCGCCGCGAGCTGCTCCACCAGGGGCGTCCCCAGATCCTGCGCCGGGCGATGGCGCAGGATACGCGCCAGGACGTCCCTGGAGGCGCGGATCCAGCCGATCCGCAGCCCGCCCCAGGCGATCTTGCCCAACGACCCCAGCGTGATGACGCCCGGAGAGAAGCAGGCCAGGGGCGGCAGTGCGCCACGGTCGATGTCCAATAGCGCAGTGGTCTCGTCGGCAATCAGCACGGTCCCCTCACGCGTGGCGGCCGCCGCCAGGAACTCCCGTTCGGGAATGGTCATGCTCTTTCCCGTGGGGTTGTGGAAGTCGGGCATGAGAAAGGCCATGCTCGGCGCCGCGCGGCGGAGCTGCAGCTGCGCCTCGGACAGGTCCCAGCCGCCATCCTGGCTCACCGGGAAGGACAGCATCCGCGCGCCCACGGAGGCAAAGGTGTCCAGTGCGTGCGGGTAGGTGGGCTGTTCCACCAGGACCCTTTCGCCGGGGGAGTACAGGCTGCGTGTCACCAGGTTCAGTGCATGCTGGGCGCCGGTGGTCACCATGATTTGCTCCGCCGAGGTGGACAGTCCGCGGTTCCGGTAGCTTTGGGCAATGGCCTCGCGCAGGTCCGGCATGCCCACCATGTCGAAGCCGTCGTGGGCGAGATAGGCGGGCAGTTGTTCGATGGCGGCGGCGTAGGCGGCGGCCACGCCGGGGTAGGCAAGCGTCACGGCCTTCGTGAAATCCAGCGGCAGCCCGCTGCCGGGCGCGTGGTCGCCCCGTTCGAGTCCGGGCAGGACAAGGGTGCTGCCGGAGCCGCGCACGCTGGCGAGGTAGCCGTCGTCGCGCAGCTTTGAGTACGCCGCCGCTACAGTGGTGCGGCTCAGCCCGAGGGCACTGCTGAGCTCGCGTTCGGCGGGGATCCTGGTGCCGCTGGCGAGCCGGCCGTCCAGGAGAAGCACCCGGATTCTGTCCGCCAAGGCCCGGTAGGCCGGTCCGGTGGAGCGCCACTCGCCCAGCTCGCGGGCCAGGCGCCGTCCAGTAACAAGCGTGCTCATGAATCCACCTTAGGCGAATTGGCTCTACTGCATAAGGCCAGTTTCGCTAGGCTTGAGGAATGCAGCGCGTGTTCACCACCCAAAACCTTCCCGTCCGCCTTGTCCGCCTGCTGGCGGGCCTGTTCCTGTATGGGATCGCCATCTCCCTGATGATCCGAGGCAATATCGGGGCCTCGCCCTGGGACGTGTTTGCGCAGGGCACCTCTCGGACCACGGGAATCTCCTTTGGGCTGTGCACCATCATCATCAGCGGAATCGTCCTGTTGTTCTGGATCCCGCTCAAGCAAAAGCCCGGGGCGGGCACCATCGCGAACGCGGTGCTGGTGGGAGCGTTTGCGGACCTGGGACTCGCCGTGATTCCGCAGGCCAGCCACTTGCTGTTCCAGGTCCTGCTTTTTGCGGCGGGCCTGTTCATCCTGGCCTTTGCCACGGCGCTCTACATTGGCGCAGGCATGGGTCCGGGCCCGCGCGACGGGCTCATGACCGGGCTGGTGCGCGTCACGGGCAGGCCGGTATGGATGATCCGCACCGGCATCGAACTGACAGTGGTGGTCGTCGGGTTCTTCATGGGCGGCGTTGTTGGTGCCGGCACCGCCGCGTTTGCGCTGGGTGTTGGCCCGCTGACCCAGGTGACGCTGAAGTGGCTCCAGGTGGACCTGCACGGCAAGTCTTCCAGGACGCGCATGGTGGACATTGACGTTCCGGCAGCCATCCAGCCCGGAGAGGAAGCACTCTGCAGCGGCCAAGGCGAACCGCCCCTGCGTTGAGGTTGGAGCGCCCCGGGATCACCACCGCTCCGGCGTGAGGTTCGAGATCACCACCGCTCCGGCGTCGTGCGATCGGTGGTTATCTCGAATGTCAACGGGCGGGGACGTGGCTATCTCGAATGTCAACGGGGCGGGGGCGGAAGACTGAGAGGGTGAATTGGGCCGTCGCCTCCGTCAGCCGGGGCAGCGCTGCGGCCGCCTGTTCCACATCCTGCTGCGCGAGGTGGTGCCCGGCAGGTCCCATGAGTGCCACATTGGCCACGTCGGCAGGGGAGAGGTGCAGGGCGATGTCCACCGGCCGGCTGCTTTCCAGCTCAAAGTGCGCGTCCATGGAGGCTGCGAGGGCCGCTTCCTTTTCCGCCTGGATGCCCAGCAGGCCGGCCTGCCGGGCGATCTCCGCGAGATGCCCCGGCCGCGGCGTCACGACCACCAGCCTCCCGGCAGGCTTGAGCACCCGGGCAAACTCGGCGGCGTTCCTCGGCGCAAAGACCACCAGCACGACGTCGGCCCGGCCGGCCTCCACGGGCAGCGGCTGCCACAGGTCCCAGACCAGATTGGCGGCGGCGGGGTTGCGCCGGGCGGCCCGGCGCAGCGCGAACTTGGAAATGTCCAGCCCGACGGCGTCCACGGCCTCATCGCCGCCCAACTTGTTCAACAGCTGCTGCAGGTACCAGCCGGTGCCGGTCCCGGCGTCGAGAATGAGGGGCCGGTGCGCGGCTTCGGTCCCGTGCCGGGCCGCGGGCCGGCCGGGAGCTTCCAGCGCGCCCGTGAGGACGTTGCGCACCGTGCCTGCGAGCGCGTCGGCCAGTTCCCGGTAATGGCCGGCGTCGAGAAAGGCGTCGCGCGCTGCCACCATGGCCGACGTGTCGTGGGTGAATTTGGTGCCGTGCCCGGTGAGCAGGTTGACGTAGCCTTGGCGGGCGATGTCGAAGCTGTGCCCGTCGATGCACGCAAGCGCCGTCTCTCTGGGGAGGACGTCCATGAATTCAAGTCCGCAGACGGGGCAGATGAGGGCGTCGAGCACGCTGTTGTCCATGTTTTCATCCTAGGCTGGCGGCCGCTAAACCCTCGGTCCAGCCACAGGCCGCCCAGGGCTCAGCAGTGCAGGAGCTGCTCAGAAGTGCAGGACCTGGCGGGCCTCGGCGATGTCGGGCCGGGCCCAGTGGGCGGCGTATTCTTCATCGGAGGTCACCGAGCGCGTGTGTGCCCGGTCCAGGTACAGGGTGCCGGAGAGGTGGTCGGTCTCGTGCTGGGCGATCCTTGCCTGCCACCCCGTGAGTCGGCGGACGGCTGGGACCCCGTGGTCGTCGTCGTACGCCAGGTCAATGGTCGCGGCCCGGTCCACCACCGCCTGCCAGCCGGACATGGAGAGGCATCCTTCATAGTGCGACGCCGTCTCCGTCCCGACCGGCGTGCAGCGCGGGTTGAGGATGGCCAGGAATTCCAGGGGCCGGCGCTCGCGGGCCGCGGCGTTTTCCTCGGGAACGTCGTAGAGGTCCTCCAGGACGGCCAGCTGCAAGGGGATGCCGATCTGGGGCGCCGCCAGGCCGACGCCCGGCGCGGCGTGCATGGTGTCGCGCATGATGTCGATGAGCCGGGCCAGCTGCGTCTCGGGGAGTTGACCGGTGAAGGGCACGGCCTGGGCGCGCAGCACGGGGTGCCCGGCCTGGACGATGGCGGGCAGGGCGCCGGACTCCACGACGGCGGCAACGGCGGCCCGGACGTCGTCGGCCGTGAAAAGCTGCCGGCCGCCGGGGACGGGCCCGTTCACTGCCCGGCCTCGATGCGCCACGAGCCGACGGCGGTGTAGGCGCTGTCCCTGACGGTGTCCCCGGAGCCGGGCTCCAGCGGATAGTGCCTGACATTGCCGGCCCAGTAGCGCAGGATGCGCCCCAGTTCCTCGACGGGCGCGTCCTGGACGGCGTCCAGGTCAACTTCCAGGACGAACTTCATGGCGGGCTCCTCGACGTGCTGCGGATGGGTTTGACACCATTGTGCCAAACCCGGGCCCGCCTAAGCCCATCCTGCCTGCCCTTGCTATCCGCGGGCAGGTCGCTAGTGTGGGCTAAAACGGGTAGCTGCGAAAAGGAATGCCATGTCTTCCAACAGTTTCGATGCACGCGGTGAACTTACCGTCGACGGCCAGGTCTACGAAATCCACCGGCTGGCCGCGGTGGAGGGCTCGGCCCGGCTGCCATACAGCCTGAAGGTCCTGCTGGAGAACCTGCTCCGCAATGAGGACGGACGGCTGGTCACCGCCGAGCAGGTCCGTGCGGTGGGGAACTGGGACCCCGCGGCGGAGGCGAACGCGGAAATCCAGTACACGCCGGCCCGCGTGCTCATGCAGGACTTCACCGGCGTCCCCTGCGTGGTCGACCTGGTGGCCATGCGCGACGCGATGTCGGACCTGGGCGGGGACCCGACGAAGATCAATCCGCTGATCCCGGGGGAACTGGTCATTGACCACTCCGTCATTGCCGACGTCTTCAACGTCCCCACCGCGTTCTCCATCAACTCCGAGTATGAGTTCAAACGCAACCAGGAGCGCTACCAGCTGCTGCGCTGGGCCCAGCAGTCGTTCAACGACTTCCTGGTGGTGCCCCCGGACACGGGCATCTGCCACCAGGTCAATCTGGAATACCTCGCCCGCGTGGTGTTCACCAGGGAGCGCGACGGCGTCCGGCAGGCCTACCCCGACACCTTGGTCGGCACGGACTCGCACACGCCCATGGTGAACGGGCTGGGCGTGCTCGGCTGGGGCGTGGGCGGCATCGAGGCGGAGGCCGCCATGCTGGGCCAGCCGATGAGCATGCTGGTCCCGCAGGTGGTCGGCTTCAAGCTGACCGGCGAACTGCCCGAGGGAACCACCGCCACCGACCTCGTCCTCACCGTGGCCGAGCTGCTGCGCAAGACCCGCGTGGTGGGCAAGTTCGTGGAGTTCTTCGGCCCCGGCGTCGCGAACGTCCCCCTGGCCAACCGCGCCACCCTGGGCAACATGAGCCCCGAGTACGGCTCCACCTGCGCCATCTTCCCCATCGACCAGGAGACCTTGGATTACATGCGCCTGACCGGGCGCAGCGACCACCAGGTCAAGCTCGTGGAGGCCTACGCCAAGGAACAGGGCATGTGGCACGATCCCGGCCACACGCCGGACTACAGCCAGGTGGTCGAGTTGGACCTGTCCACCGTGGAGAGCTCCATCGCCGGGCCCAAGCGCCCCCAGGACCGGATTCCGCTGCGCAGCGCCAAGCGCGCCGTGCGCGGACTGCTGGCGGGGGAGTCCCAGGAAACGGCCGTGCTGGCGGGCGGGCTGGACGACGCCGGGGACGAGTCCTTCCCGGCCAGCGACCCCGTGGCCATCAGCGACAGGATTGCCCGCGACGAGCCGCCGCGCATCTTCGAGGACGACGGCGTCGAACTTGAGTGGCCCAGCGACCCGGCGGAGCTGGTCCTGGACGGGCAGGAGCTGACCCTGGACCATGGCGACGTGGTCATCGCGGCCATCACGTCGTGCACCAACACGTCCAACCCGTCAGTGATGATCGGCGCCGGGCTGGTGGCCAAGAAGGCCGTGGACCTGGGGCTGGCCAGCAAGCCGTGGGTCAAGACCACCCTGGCCCCCGGTTCCCGCGTGGTCACGGACTACCTTGACCGCGCCGGCCTCACGCCCTACCTGGAAAAGCTCGGCTTCAGCCTGGTCGGCTACGGATGCACCACCTGCATCGGCAACTCCGGCCCGCTCATCCCGGCCGTCAGCCAGGCCGTGAACGGCAACGACCTCTCCGTGGCCGCCGTCCTCTCCGGCAACCGCAACTTTGAAGGCCGCATCCACCCGGAGGTGAAGATGAACTTCCTCGCCTCGCCGCCGCTGGTGATCGCCTATGCGCTCGCAGGCAGCATGCACGTGAACCTGCTCAACGAACCCCTCGGCGAGGGCAAGGGCGGAAACAAGGTTTTCCTCAAGGACATCTGGCCGACGACGGCGGAAATCAAGTCCGTGGTCGACGCCAGCCTGGAGGCGCAAATGTTTACGGACGGCTACGCGGATGTGTACCACGGCGACGACAACTGGCGCGGCATGCACGTCCCCGAAGGAGACATGTTCGCCTGGTCCGACGAGTCCAGCTACGTGCGCAAGCCGCCATATTTTGACGGCATGACGCGCGAGCCCGCGCCCGTGCAGGACATCACCGGCGCGCGCGTGCTGGCCCTGCTGGGGGACTCGGTCACCACGGACCACATCTCCCCGGCGGGCAGCATCAAGAAGTCCTCGCCCGCCGGCCAGTACCTCCTGGAACAGGGCGTGGAACAGGCCGACTTCAACTCCTACGGCTCCCGGCGCGGGAACCACAACGTGATGATCCGCGGCACCTTCGCCAACATCCGAATGCGCAACCTGCTGGTGCCTGGGGTCGAGGGCGGCTTCACGAAGCGTTCGTCGGAGGGGGAGGTGGAGACCATCTTTGACGCGTCCAACGCATACCAGGCAGAAGGGACGCCGCTGGTGGTCATCGCCGGCAACGACTACGGCTCCGGGTCCTCCCGCGACTGGGCGGCGAAGGGCACCATGCTGCTGGGCGTGAAGGCCGTCATCGCGGCGTCGTTTGAGCGCATCCACCGCTCCAACCTGATCGGCATGGGCGTGCTGCCCCTCCAGTTCAAGGACGGGGAGACCGCGGAATCGCTCGGTCTGACGGGGTTGGAGACGTATTCGATTGTGGGTCTGGCAGGGGCGGATCCGCTGCCGCGTGAGGTCACGGTGCGTGTCGAGTCCGACGGCGCATCCCGTGACATCGCCACCACGCTGCGGATCGACACCCCGGCCGAAGAGGCCTATTACGTGCACGGCGGCATCCTGCAGTATGTGCTGCGCCAGCTGCTGGAGGCGTAGGGGGCGCCCGGCCGGCCGCCGTAGATGTTGACAACCCGGCTTAGTAAAACTTTGTTATGCAAACGGTAGCTGCCGGGGGCACAGATTCAGGGTGGAAACATGCATGATGGGTAAATGGAGAACATAACTACGGAACGACTTTTACTGCGGCCATGGCAAGACTCCGACATCGATTTTGTGTATGACCTGTACTCCCGATGGGTGGTCCAGCGCTTCATCGGCAACGAGCCACGCGTCATGGAGAGCCGCACGGAAGCGGCGGAGCGGGTTGCCCGGTTCAAGGCGGTCGACCACCCTGTGCACGGCATTTGGGCCGTGACGCGCAAGGAGGACGGGGCGCCGGTGGGAACACTGCTGCTCAAGCCCATCCCGTCGTCGGGGGAGGAGCCGCTCCAGCCCTCCGACGACGTGGAAATTGGCTGGCACCTGCATCCGGATTACTGGGGCAGCGGCTTTGCCTCGGAAGCTGCCGAGGCGGTCCTGGCCCATGCCTTCGCCCGCGGCCTGAACCGCGTGGTTGCCGTGACCAACCCGGCCAACGAGGCCTCCCAAAGCGTGTGCCGCCGTCTCGGGATGAAGGAAAAGGGGCTGTCCAAGAAGTACTACAACGCCACCTGCGCGTTGTTCGTGGCAAAGAACCCGTCTGTGGCCGCATAGCCCGCCCTGGTGGTCGGGCTTATCGAGACCCGGCCTTTCCCGCCGGAATAAGGATCCCATGACTGAACTTCTGCCCGGCGGCCACTTGAACGCCGTGGTGCGCGACGGTGCCAGGAAGCTCCGCCGGCTCCACGATGCCAGCATTGGCTTTGGCTTGGACGGCGCCGTGTGGCAGTCCCCGGCCAAGGTGCCGGCGGAAGTCATTTGCCACAACGACTTTGCTCCTCACAACCTGGCCTTTGACGATGGCATGCCGGTCGGTGCCATTGA
This genomic stretch from Arthrobacter dokdonellae harbors:
- a CDS encoding aconitate hydratase, with the translated sequence MSSNSFDARGELTVDGQVYEIHRLAAVEGSARLPYSLKVLLENLLRNEDGRLVTAEQVRAVGNWDPAAEANAEIQYTPARVLMQDFTGVPCVVDLVAMRDAMSDLGGDPTKINPLIPGELVIDHSVIADVFNVPTAFSINSEYEFKRNQERYQLLRWAQQSFNDFLVVPPDTGICHQVNLEYLARVVFTRERDGVRQAYPDTLVGTDSHTPMVNGLGVLGWGVGGIEAEAAMLGQPMSMLVPQVVGFKLTGELPEGTTATDLVLTVAELLRKTRVVGKFVEFFGPGVANVPLANRATLGNMSPEYGSTCAIFPIDQETLDYMRLTGRSDHQVKLVEAYAKEQGMWHDPGHTPDYSQVVELDLSTVESSIAGPKRPQDRIPLRSAKRAVRGLLAGESQETAVLAGGLDDAGDESFPASDPVAISDRIARDEPPRIFEDDGVELEWPSDPAELVLDGQELTLDHGDVVIAAITSCTNTSNPSVMIGAGLVAKKAVDLGLASKPWVKTTLAPGSRVVTDYLDRAGLTPYLEKLGFSLVGYGCTTCIGNSGPLIPAVSQAVNGNDLSVAAVLSGNRNFEGRIHPEVKMNFLASPPLVIAYALAGSMHVNLLNEPLGEGKGGNKVFLKDIWPTTAEIKSVVDASLEAQMFTDGYADVYHGDDNWRGMHVPEGDMFAWSDESSYVRKPPYFDGMTREPAPVQDITGARVLALLGDSVTTDHISPAGSIKKSSPAGQYLLEQGVEQADFNSYGSRRGNHNVMIRGTFANIRMRNLLVPGVEGGFTKRSSEGEVETIFDASNAYQAEGTPLVVIAGNDYGSGSSRDWAAKGTMLLGVKAVIAASFERIHRSNLIGMGVLPLQFKDGETAESLGLTGLETYSIVGLAGADPLPREVTVRVESDGASRDIATTLRIDTPAEEAYYVHGGILQYVLRQLLEA
- a CDS encoding GNAT family N-acetyltransferase, with product MENITTERLLLRPWQDSDIDFVYDLYSRWVVQRFIGNEPRVMESRTEAAERVARFKAVDHPVHGIWAVTRKEDGAPVGTLLLKPIPSSGEEPLQPSDDVEIGWHLHPDYWGSGFASEAAEAVLAHAFARGLNRVVAVTNPANEASQSVCRRLGMKEKGLSKKYYNATCALFVAKNPSVAA
- a CDS encoding phosphotransferase yields the protein MTELLPGGHLNAVVRDGARKLRRLHDASIGFGLDGAVWQSPAKVPAEVICHNDFAPHNLAFDDGMPVGAIDFDMCSPGPRLGKPELNDDAGPYERDARYLAALREGEASSHGS